A stretch of Blastocatellia bacterium DNA encodes these proteins:
- a CDS encoding AI-2E family transporter, giving the protein MPSSTQNLPPIGPSSNKWPKMFPFIVTLLGFLLLAYMGIGVVQRLSQIIAPVFVPLLISLAVAYILEPLVERFEAYRFSRSNSTIIALLLTGLFLGVLLFVFLPKFWLQLSDIIARLPNVVKSVATWAQPKLDTLRARNPAAFEKVFESFNEFTQDPSAVTEPVVGFVKGSILQIGSITASVLNLILIPLFIYYILVDFRILTGMLYQTVPPRNRGTVSELFGQVDAVLRNFVRGQLIVCSAMATLYVIAFFFLDVPMWFALGILSGFGHIVPYIGTGSAAVLVISFTAISHPEAWRIVAVIACYPIVQSIEGFILTPKILGEKLELHPFMVLVGIILGHHLFGILGIVLAAPVMASAKIFIGYLYQRYLKSTYYQRPASVSSQTIPFVEVGSSQIVSDNSFVSFTTGNTGKLTIPKLINPIVTEATFIIETEKKDKENQQEEDSKDREKESIETS; this is encoded by the coding sequence ATGCCATCATCTACACAAAACCTACCACCTATTGGGCCAAGCTCTAACAAATGGCCTAAAATGTTTCCTTTTATTGTTACGCTTTTAGGCTTTCTATTGCTTGCTTATATGGGTATTGGTGTAGTGCAGCGTTTATCACAAATTATTGCTCCTGTTTTTGTTCCTCTGCTAATTTCTCTAGCCGTTGCATATATTTTAGAACCTTTAGTAGAACGATTTGAGGCTTATCGCTTTTCTCGTTCCAATTCAACTATTATTGCTTTACTGCTGACAGGTTTGTTTTTAGGTGTACTTTTATTTGTTTTCTTACCAAAATTCTGGCTACAGCTTTCAGATATTATTGCTAGACTTCCTAATGTTGTTAAATCTGTTGCTACCTGGGCCCAACCTAAATTAGATACTCTTCGCGCTCGCAATCCTGCGGCCTTTGAAAAAGTTTTTGAAAGCTTTAATGAATTTACTCAAGATCCTTCAGCCGTTACAGAACCTGTTGTTGGTTTTGTTAAAGGTAGTATCTTACAAATTGGTAGTATTACAGCTAGCGTATTAAACTTAATCTTAATCCCATTATTTATTTATTATATTCTAGTAGATTTCCGTATACTTACAGGAATGCTTTATCAAACTGTACCCCCACGTAATCGAGGAACAGTTTCTGAACTATTTGGACAAGTTGATGCTGTACTACGTAACTTTGTTAGAGGACAACTAATTGTATGTAGCGCGATGGCTACACTTTATGTTATTGCATTTTTCTTTTTAGACGTGCCTATGTGGTTTGCTTTAGGCATATTATCTGGATTTGGTCATATAGTTCCTTATATTGGTACTGGTTCAGCCGCAGTTTTAGTAATTAGTTTTACTGCAATTAGTCATCCTGAAGCTTGGCGAATAGTTGCGGTTATTGCTTGTTATCCAATTGTTCAAAGTATTGAAGGTTTTATCTTAACTCCAAAAATTTTAGGAGAAAAACTAGAACTCCATCCATTTATGGTATTAGTTGGCATTATTCTTGGACATCATTTATTTGGAATTTTAGGAATTGTTTTGGCTGCTCCTGTAATGGCTAGTGCTAAGATATTTATTGGCTACCTCTACCAACGTTACTTAAAATCCACTTATTATCAACGCCCTGCTAGCGTTTCCTCCCAAACTATCCCTTTTGTAGAAGTTGGTTCAAGTCAAATTGTTAGCGATAATAGTTTTGTTAGTTTTACTACAGGTAATACAGGTAAACTTACTATTCCAAAACTTATTAATCCTATAGTTACAGAAGCAACATTTATTATTGAAACAGAGAAAAAAGATAAAGAAAACCAACAAGAAGAAGATAGCAAAGATAGAGAAAAAGAATCTATTGAGACTTCTTAA
- a CDS encoding CDP-alcohol phosphatidyltransferase family protein, translating into MKKEDLTIPNLLTLLRILLIPFFVWEILKLNFTLALIIFFIAGISDGLDGFLARRFNQQSRLGQWLDPIADKLLLTVTYLVLTLPDKGYQPLPIWLTAATIIRDIGIVVVALIIRQLTGFSDFKPSQPGKWNTTILLITVLVFLISNSIGYYQEYLIIFYVLSLFMTVFSGLHYIYFVNQELVEYRRTQRG; encoded by the coding sequence GTGAAAAAAGAAGATTTAACTATTCCCAATCTATTAACATTACTTAGAATCCTGTTGATTCCGTTTTTTGTTTGGGAAATCCTAAAGCTAAATTTTACTTTAGCCTTGATAATCTTTTTTATTGCAGGTATTAGTGATGGTCTAGATGGTTTTTTAGCTCGCCGATTTAATCAACAAAGCAGACTTGGTCAATGGCTAGATCCTATAGCTGATAAATTATTACTTACTGTTACTTACCTGGTTTTAACTTTACCTGATAAAGGTTATCAACCCCTACCCATTTGGTTAACTGCTGCTACCATAATTAGAGATATAGGTATTGTTGTAGTAGCATTAATTATTCGCCAACTAACTGGCTTTAGTGACTTTAAGCCTTCTCAACCTGGTAAATGGAATACAACAATTTTATTAATTACAGTTTTAGTCTTTCTTATTAGTAATAGTATAGGTTACTATCAAGAATACTTAATTATTTTTTATGTTTTATCTCTGTTTATGACTGTTTTTTCTGGACTACATTATATTTATTTTGTAAACCAAGAATTAGTAGAGTATCGCCGCACACAAAGGGGTTAA